The window CGTTGCGGGTTGGCCCTGATGGTGATGCTGGCGATGGCCGTGGGCCGACTGCGACAAAAACAAGGAATAGACTTAAGGAGCCTGGTGAAGGCGGCCTGACGGGGCTCAACCGGAAAACAGATTACCTGCCAAGAGACGCCCAGAGTGGCGCTGGGGTAAGTTTGCCCTTTGGCAGAGCGGCATAGTCTATATACTCCATTTACCCCAATATTAGGTTGCTAACTGTGTTTTGTGGCTTGGGGAACAGCCGGTGCCGGGTGTGGGCGTTGCCTTGTCGGGACCAAAAATGCTTACAACGCAAAACGCTGAAAGCCCAAACAGCGTTGACAAAAGACTTTGCCGGTGCTATCATTTTCTAGTGTCCTCTGTTAGTTCCTGGGGGAGCAGCGCTTTGTCATTAGCCAGAATTGCGGCGGCCCGCAAGAAAACGGTCGGTTTCAGGCAGACTTTAAAGGCGATTCAAAAAGGGCAGGCCCGGGCGGTATTCGTGGCCCTGGACGCCGATCGCTGGGTGATCGACCCGATTATTCAGGTCTGTCAGGCCAAAGGGATACCTTTGATCCAGGTCGAGTCGATGCGGGAGCTGGGTAGTGCCTGTGGGATTTCGGTGAACTGTGCCACCGCGGCGGTCACGGAGGAGTAGCCATTATCCCCTTACCACCCGGGTAAGGGGATAAATATGATAAATATGTAATGGTTTTTCAATAATTAAGATCGGAGGAGGTGGAATTGAAGAATGCCGACGATCAGTCAATTGATACGCCGGGGCCGGGAAACCGTAGCTCAAAAATCGGCCTCGCCGGCACTCAGGGAGTGCCCGCAGAAGCGCGGGGTCTGCACGCGCGTGTACACCACAACGCCCAAGAAGCCGAACTCAGCGCTGCGTAAAGTGGCCCGTGTCCGTCTGACCAATGGGTATGAGGTCACCACGTACATTCCGGGTATCGGACACAACCTGCAGGAGCACTCGGTGGTCCTGGTCCGGGGTGGCCGGGTCAAGGACCTGCCCGGAGTGCGTTATCATATCGTCCGCGGGGCCCTGGACACCGCCGGGGTCCAGAACCGGAACCGGGGGCGTTCCAAATACGGGGCCAAGAGGCCCAAGAAGTAAGGGGGGAAAGGATGTGCCACGCAGAGGAGCCGTCCCGAAAAGGGAAGCCGTGGCGGACCCGGTATACGGCAGCAAGATGCTGACCAAGCTGATCAATCAGGTGATGCTGGATGGAAAACGCAGTGTCGCCGAAGCGATCTGTTACGGTGCTCTGGACATTGTCCGACGGAAGACCGGGCGTGAACCGCTGGAGGTCCTGGAGCAGGCGATGAAAAACGTGATGCCGATCGTGGAGACCCGGCCGCGGCGGGTGGGCGGCGCCAACTACCAGGTGCCGGTCGAGGTCCGCGCGGACCGGAGGCAAACCCTGGGAGTACGCTGGATAACTTCCTTTGCCCGTCAGAGGCCGGGCAAGAGCATGAAGGAAAAACTGGCGGCCGAGATTATGGACGCTGCGAACGGCGTAGGCGGTGCGGTGAAAAAGAAAGAGGACACGCACCGGATGGCGGAGGCAAATAAAGCTTTTGCGCACTACAGGTGGTAAGGGAGGACCAAGGAAGATGGCCCGGGTGTTTCCGCTCGAAAGGACACGGAACATCGGCATAATGGCCCACATCGACGCCGGTAAGACCACCACGACCGAGCGGATACTGTTCTATACCGGTAGAGTGCACCGGATCGGTGAGGTCGATGACGGTGCGGCGACTATGGACTGGATGGTGCAGGAGCAGGAACGTGGAATTACAATCACCTCCGCGGCTACCACCTGTTACTGGCGCGACTACCGGATCAACATTATTGATACACCAGGGCACGTGGACTTCACGGTTGAGGTTGAGCGCTCTCTGCGGGTGCTTGACGGGGCGATTGCTGTGTTTGACGCGGTGGCCGGGGTGGAACCCCAGTCCGAAACCGTCTGGCGTCAGGCCGACAAGTACCGTGTGCCGCGGATCGTCTACCTGAACAAGATGGACCGGGTGGGCGCCGACTTCTTCAAGAGCATGCAGTCGATCAAGACCAAACTCGGTTCCGACCCGGTGGCCGTCCAGATCCCGTTGGGCGCCGAAGACCGGTTCGTGGGCATGATCGACCTCGTCACCCGGAAGGCTTTCATCTACACGGACGACCTGGGCACCAAGATCAAGGAAATCCCCATCCCGGCCGACCTTACGGGGGTAGTGGCCGAATACCGGGAGAAACTGCTGGAAATGGTCGCCGAAACCGACGAAGAGCTGATGATAAAGTACCTGAACGGGGAAGAACTCACCGTGGAGGACATCAAGATCGGCATCCGCAAAGCCACCCTTGCGGTCAAGAAGTTCCCGGTACTGTGCGGCTCGTCCTACCGGAACAAGGGCGTGCAGCCGCTGCTGGACGCCGTGGTCGATTACCTCCCCGCGCCGACCGATGTGCCCGCTGTCTGCGGTATTGACCAGCGGACCGGCCGGGAGGACCGGCGCGTGGCCCGGGACGACGAGCCGTTTTCGGCCTTGGCCTTTAAAGTGATGGTGGACCCATACGTAGGCAAGCTGACTTTTTTCCGGGTCTATTCCGGTACCGTCAATTCAGGTTCCCACGTCTACAATTCCACCAAGCAAAAGAAAGAGCGGATCGGCCGGCTCTTGCAAATGCACGCCAACCACCGCGAAGAGATCGAGGCTGCCCATGCCGGCGACATCATCGGGGCGGTCGGCTTGAAATTCACCTCCACCGGCGATACGCTCTCGGACGAAGAACACCCGATCATCCTGGAAGCGATGGAATTTCCGGAGCCGGTCATTTCCATTGCCATCGAGCCTAAAACCAAGGGCGACCAGGACAAAATGGGTGTGGCCCTGCAGCGCCTGGCTGAAGAGGACCCGACTTTTAAAATCCAGTCGAATGAGGAAACCGGCCAGACCCTGATTTCCGGGATGGGTGAGTTGCATCTGGAAATCATCGTGGACCGCCTGCTGCGGGAATTCAAGGTCCAGGCCAATATCGGCCGTCCTCAGGTAGCGTATAAGGAAACCATTAAGGGCATCGCCCAGGCCGAGGGCCGGTTCATCCGCCAGACCGGCGGCCGCGGGCAATACGGCCACGTGGTTATCGTCGTCGAACCATTGGACCGCGGTAAAGGCTTCGCGTTTTCAAACCAAATTGTCGGCGGGGTGGTGCCGAAAGAGTTTATCCCGGCCGTGGAAACCGGTGTCCGGGAGGCGCTCACGAGCGGCGTGCTCTTTGGGTACCCGGTGGCGGACGTCAAAGTGAGCTTGGTCGACGGATCCTACCACCCGGTGGATTCATCCGAGGTGGCCTTTAAAATCGCAGCCTCAATGGCTGTGAAAAAGGCGGTCGCCAATGCCTCACCGGTCTTACTGGAACCCATCATGCGTGTGGAAGTGGTTTTGCCGGAGGATTATGTCGGAGACGTCATCAGTGATCTTAACTCCCGGCGGGGCCACATCACCCAGATGGAACACCAGGGGAAAACCCAGATCGTGCGCGCCGACGTGCCGCTGGCCGAGATGTTCGGCTATGCGACCGAACTCCGTTCCCGCACCCAGGGGCGGGGCAACCATACAATGCAGTTCGACCACTACGCCGAGGTTCCGCAGAACATCGCGGACAAAATGATCCGCAAATACTAAAAAGTCTCTTTTAAGTTTAAGGAGGAAGAACACCCGATGGCGAAACCCAAGTTTGTGCGTACCAAGCCGCACGTAAACGTCGGCACGATCGGCCACGTGGACCACGGCAAGACCACGCTGACGGCGGCGATCACCCTGGTCCTGTCCAAGTTGGGTCAGGCCGAGTACAAGAAATACGACGACATCGACGCGGCGCCGGAGGAGAAGGCGCGCGGCATCACCATCAACACCGCGCACGTGGAATACGAGACCGAGAAGCGGCATTACGCGCACGTGGACTGCCCGGGGCACGCCGACTACATCAAGAACATGATTACCGGCGCGGCCCAGATGGACGGGGCGATTCTGGTGGTCTCGGCGGCCGATGGCCCCATGCCCCAGACCCGTGAGCACATCCTCCTGGCTCGCCAGGTGGCCGTGCCCTCCATCGTGGTCTACCTGAACAAGGCCGACATGGTCGACGATCCGGAGTTATTGGAACTGGTCGAGATGGAAGTGCGCGAGCTTTTGTCCAACTACGAGTTTCCGGGAGACGACACCCCGATCGTCACCGGATCCGCCCTAAAAGCCCTGGAATGCGGCTGCGCCAACCGGGAGTGCGCGCATTGCAAGTCCATCTGGGAGTTGATGGACGCCGTTGACAACTACATTCCGACGCCTGAGCGTGACATCGACAAGCCCTTCCTGATGCCGGTCGAAGACGTATTTTCCATCACCGGGCGCGGCACGGTGGGCACCGGCCGGGTGGAGCGGGGCACCGTGAAGACCGGGGACGAGGTCGAGATCGTTGGTTTCGCGGCCAAGCCGCGCAAGACTGTGGTTACGGGGGTGGAGATGTTCCGCAAGGTTCTGGACTATGCCCAGGCCGGAGACAACGTGGGTTGCCTGTTGCGGG is drawn from Candidatus Desulforudis audaxviator MP104C and contains these coding sequences:
- the fusA gene encoding elongation factor G gives rise to the protein MARVFPLERTRNIGIMAHIDAGKTTTTERILFYTGRVHRIGEVDDGAATMDWMVQEQERGITITSAATTCYWRDYRINIIDTPGHVDFTVEVERSLRVLDGAIAVFDAVAGVEPQSETVWRQADKYRVPRIVYLNKMDRVGADFFKSMQSIKTKLGSDPVAVQIPLGAEDRFVGMIDLVTRKAFIYTDDLGTKIKEIPIPADLTGVVAEYREKLLEMVAETDEELMIKYLNGEELTVEDIKIGIRKATLAVKKFPVLCGSSYRNKGVQPLLDAVVDYLPAPTDVPAVCGIDQRTGREDRRVARDDEPFSALAFKVMVDPYVGKLTFFRVYSGTVNSGSHVYNSTKQKKERIGRLLQMHANHREEIEAAHAGDIIGAVGLKFTSTGDTLSDEEHPIILEAMEFPEPVISIAIEPKTKGDQDKMGVALQRLAEEDPTFKIQSNEETGQTLISGMGELHLEIIVDRLLREFKVQANIGRPQVAYKETIKGIAQAEGRFIRQTGGRGQYGHVVIVVEPLDRGKGFAFSNQIVGGVVPKEFIPAVETGVREALTSGVLFGYPVADVKVSLVDGSYHPVDSSEVAFKIAASMAVKKAVANASPVLLEPIMRVEVVLPEDYVGDVISDLNSRRGHITQMEHQGKTQIVRADVPLAEMFGYATELRSRTQGRGNHTMQFDHYAEVPQNIADKMIRKY
- a CDS encoding L7Ae/L30e/S12e/Gadd45 family ribosomal protein, producing MSLARIAAARKKTVGFRQTLKAIQKGQARAVFVALDADRWVIDPIIQVCQAKGIPLIQVESMRELGSACGISVNCATAAVTEE
- the tuf gene encoding elongation factor Tu, which translates into the protein MAKPKFVRTKPHVNVGTIGHVDHGKTTLTAAITLVLSKLGQAEYKKYDDIDAAPEEKARGITINTAHVEYETEKRHYAHVDCPGHADYIKNMITGAAQMDGAILVVSAADGPMPQTREHILLARQVAVPSIVVYLNKADMVDDPELLELVEMEVRELLSNYEFPGDDTPIVTGSALKALECGCANRECAHCKSIWELMDAVDNYIPTPERDIDKPFLMPVEDVFSITGRGTVGTGRVERGTVKTGDEVEIVGFAAKPRKTVVTGVEMFRKVLDYAQAGDNVGCLLRGVDRTELERGQVLAKPGSIKPLTEFTANVYVLSKEEGGRHTPFFNGYRPQFYFRTTDVTGVIHLPEGVEMVMPGDNLQMDVSLITPIAIEEGLRFAIREGGRTVGAGVVTGIKG
- the rpsG gene encoding 30S ribosomal protein S7: MPRRGAVPKREAVADPVYGSKMLTKLINQVMLDGKRSVAEAICYGALDIVRRKTGREPLEVLEQAMKNVMPIVETRPRRVGGANYQVPVEVRADRRQTLGVRWITSFARQRPGKSMKEKLAAEIMDAANGVGGAVKKKEDTHRMAEANKAFAHYRW
- the rpsL gene encoding 30S ribosomal protein S12 is translated as MPTISQLIRRGRETVAQKSASPALRECPQKRGVCTRVYTTTPKKPNSALRKVARVRLTNGYEVTTYIPGIGHNLQEHSVVLVRGGRVKDLPGVRYHIVRGALDTAGVQNRNRGRSKYGAKRPKK